The Equus przewalskii isolate Varuska chromosome 8, EquPr2, whole genome shotgun sequence genome has a window encoding:
- the ANKRD46 gene encoding ankyrin repeat domain-containing protein 46, translating into MSYVFVNDSSQTNVPLLQACIDGDFNYSKRLLESGFDPNIRDSRGRTGLHLAAARGNVDICQLLHKFGADLLATDYQGNTALHLCGHVDTIQFLVSNGLKIDICNHQGATPLVLAKRRGVNKDVIRLLESLEEQEVKGFNRGTHSKLETMQTAESESAMESHSLLNPNLQQGEGVLSSFRTTWQEFVEDLGFWRVLLLIFVIALLSLGIAYYVSGVLPFVENQPELVH; encoded by the exons ATGTCCTACGTTTTTGTAAATGATTCTTCTCAGACTAATGTGCCCCTGCTACAAGCCTGTATTGATGGAGACTTTAACTATTCCAAGCGGCTTTTGGAAAGTGGCTTTGACCCAAACATTCGTGACAGCAGGGGCAGAACAGGCCTTCACCTCGCAGCAGCCCGAGGGAATGTAGACATCTGCCAGTTGTTGCATAAATTTGGTGCTGATCTTCTGGCCACAGATTATCAAGGAAACACAGCTCTTCATCTCTGTGGCCATGTGGATACTATTCAATTCTTAGTTTCCAATGGACTCAAAATTGATATTTG CAATCATCAAGGTGCTACACCATTAGTTCTGGCGAAGCGCAGGGGAGTGAATAAAGATGTCATCCGATTGCTGGAATCTTTGGAAGAACAGGAGGTAAAAGGATTTAACAGAGGAACCCACTCAAAACTGGAGACCATGCAGACAGCTGAGAGTGAAAG TGCCATGGAAAGCCATTCTCTCCTCAATCCCAACCTACAGCAAGGTGAAGGAGTCCTCTCCAGCTTCCGAACCACATGGCAGGAGTTTGTAGAGGATCTGGGCTTCTGGAGGGTGTTGCTCTTGATTTTTGTCATTGCTTTACTGTCTCTTGGCATTGCCTACTATGTCAGTGGGGTGCTACCCTTTGTGGAGAACCAGCCTGAACTGGTGCATTAA